The proteins below come from a single Dermatophilaceae bacterium Soc4.6 genomic window:
- a CDS encoding SAF domain-containing protein codes for MARLARVPRVPRGLRGLEAGRAAGRFGLDPEPEPRGVGWPRLPGGTRAGTTRRAAWRRAQARRVVAAVLAGAATWLVVSAVAPRPVDSGVSVVVAAHDLALGARVGADDVRVESRPGSQRPASALAGPADALGQVTAGPVGVGEVLTTSRFRGAASLTGLSPALVAMSIPLVDEGLLVDLRAGDTVTVLAPGTGASVAAAAPVLSVTASGESPSVAGGSALLGATSAGGAGSRLVVGLTRAEAGAVAGAMGGPSGLTGFVVALGGR; via the coding sequence ATGGCGCGATTGGCACGGGTGCCGCGGGTGCCGCGGGGCCTACGGGGGCTGGAGGCCGGGCGGGCGGCCGGCCGGTTCGGTCTCGACCCGGAGCCCGAGCCCCGGGGTGTGGGGTGGCCCCGGCTGCCCGGGGGGACGCGCGCCGGCACCACCCGGCGGGCGGCGTGGCGTCGGGCGCAGGCCCGACGGGTGGTCGCGGCGGTCCTGGCCGGCGCGGCGACCTGGCTGGTCGTGTCGGCGGTGGCGCCGCGACCGGTCGACTCCGGGGTGTCGGTCGTCGTGGCGGCGCACGACCTCGCGCTGGGGGCCCGGGTGGGGGCCGACGACGTGCGGGTCGAGAGTCGGCCGGGCTCGCAACGACCGGCGTCGGCGCTGGCCGGCCCGGCCGACGCCCTGGGTCAGGTGACTGCAGGGCCGGTCGGGGTGGGTGAGGTGCTCACCACGAGCCGTTTCCGGGGGGCCGCGAGCCTGACCGGGCTCAGCCCGGCGCTGGTCGCGATGAGCATCCCGCTCGTCGACGAGGGGCTGCTGGTCGACCTGCGGGCGGGCGACACCGTCACCGTGCTGGCACCGGGCACGGGCGCGAGCGTGGCGGCGGCGGCCCCGGTGCTGTCCGTGACCGCGAGCGGCGAGTCCCCATCCGTGGCTGGTGGCAGCGCCCTGCTCGGAGCCACCTCGGCCGGTGGCGCCGGCTCACGGCTCGTCGTGGGCCTGACCCGGGCGGAGGCCGGCGCCGTGGCCGGTGCGATGGGCGGGCCGAGTGGGCTGACCGGGTTCGTCGTGGCACTCGGAGGCCGGTGA